One genomic region from Dethiosulfovibrio salsuginis encodes:
- a CDS encoding TetR/AcrR family transcriptional regulator, which translates to MDSSMDVLIEAGKELFSTKGYMGTSVREIARAAGTNVSMISYYFGGKEGLYREILGGLVSEVKGLFDDPSVGLLSPMERVAHYARSVSKVHDENPCLARILHHEMNSPSPMLEELQREVFPRVFGFLVKAFKDGIGQGVFRDDVDPKVMSYCLASMVNFYRFQRDLVRSFSPNLVEEGSDFSEKVLKVFFRGVMA; encoded by the coding sequence ATGGACAGTTCAATGGATGTGCTTATAGAGGCAGGCAAGGAGCTTTTCTCCACAAAGGGCTACATGGGGACGTCGGTAAGGGAGATAGCCAGAGCGGCAGGGACCAACGTGTCAATGATCTCCTACTACTTTGGGGGCAAGGAGGGGCTTTACCGGGAGATCCTGGGAGGGCTCGTCTCGGAGGTGAAGGGGCTTTTCGACGATCCGTCGGTGGGACTGTTGTCGCCGATGGAAAGGGTGGCCCACTATGCTAGGTCGGTGTCCAAGGTCCACGACGAGAACCCCTGCCTGGCCAGGATACTGCACCACGAGATGAACTCTCCAAGCCCTATGCTGGAGGAGCTTCAGAGGGAGGTCTTTCCCAGGGTGTTCGGTTTTTTGGTAAAGGCGTTTAAGGACGGTATAGGTCAGGGGGTCTTTCGGGACGACGTGGACCCCAAGGTAATGAGCTACTGTCTGGCCTCGATGGTCAACTTCTACCGTTTTCAGAGGGACCTGGTGCGGAGCTTCAGCCCTAACCTGGTGGAGGAAGGATCTGACTTCTCTGAGAAGGTCCTCAAGGTGTTTTTTAGGGGGGTTATGGCTTGA
- a CDS encoding trans-sulfuration enzyme family protein, whose protein sequence is MTYRFETKCVHSGNHPDHETGALSTPIYQTSTFAFKNADEGAKRFKGEEEGYIYTRLGNPNHTAVEEKIAALEGGEAAAVAASGIGAIASVLWTALSSGDHAIAARSLYGCTYSLMAHQFPRFGIESTFMDLRDLDKVKDALKPNTKVIYCESPANPTMDLVDIQALAKIAHDHGAMLIVDNTYCTPVIQRPLELGADVVVHSATKYLNGHGDVIAGIVVGTKEFIGKVKMEGLKDLTGATLSPFDAYLLLRGMKTLHVRVPRHCESAMKIAQFLESRPEVAKVSYPGLDSFPQKELADRQMALYGAIITMELKDGFDAGKKFINSVKLWILAVSLGDTESLIQHPASMTHSALSDEEQLEAGISKGLIRLSVGLEAPEDLIADLKQAFEAI, encoded by the coding sequence ATGACCTATCGTTTTGAGACAAAATGCGTCCACAGTGGCAACCACCCCGATCACGAGACCGGAGCCCTTTCCACCCCTATCTATCAGACGTCCACCTTTGCGTTCAAAAACGCCGACGAAGGCGCCAAGAGGTTTAAGGGCGAGGAGGAAGGCTATATCTACACCAGGTTAGGCAACCCCAACCACACCGCTGTGGAGGAAAAGATAGCCGCCCTCGAGGGAGGGGAGGCTGCGGCGGTAGCGGCTTCCGGTATCGGAGCCATAGCGTCGGTGCTTTGGACCGCCCTCTCCAGCGGCGATCACGCCATAGCTGCCAGATCTCTCTACGGCTGCACCTACTCCCTGATGGCCCATCAGTTCCCCCGTTTCGGAATAGAGTCCACCTTTATGGACCTTAGAGACCTGGACAAGGTCAAAGACGCCCTGAAGCCCAACACCAAGGTTATCTACTGCGAATCCCCCGCCAACCCCACCATGGACCTGGTGGACATACAGGCGCTGGCGAAGATAGCCCACGACCACGGAGCCATGCTCATAGTGGACAACACCTACTGCACACCGGTGATCCAGAGGCCCCTTGAGCTCGGCGCCGACGTGGTGGTTCACTCCGCCACAAAATACCTCAACGGACATGGCGACGTAATCGCCGGTATCGTGGTGGGGACCAAGGAGTTTATCGGAAAGGTTAAGATGGAGGGCCTTAAGGACCTAACCGGTGCCACTTTATCCCCCTTCGACGCCTATTTGCTCCTTAGGGGCATGAAGACCCTTCACGTCCGAGTTCCTCGTCACTGTGAAAGCGCCATGAAGATCGCCCAGTTCCTTGAGAGCCGTCCCGAGGTGGCCAAGGTCAGCTATCCCGGCCTGGACTCCTTCCCACAGAAGGAGCTGGCGGACAGACAGATGGCCCTCTACGGGGCGATAATAACCATGGAGCTGAAGGACGGTTTCGACGCTGGTAAGAAGTTCATAAACTCCGTCAAGCTCTGGATTCTGGCGGTTAGCCTGGGGGACACCGAGTCGCTCATCCAGCACCCCGCGTCTATGACCCACTCGGCTCTCTCCGACGAGGAGCAGCTTGAGGCTGGCATCTCCAAAGGGCTTATCCGTCTCTCCGTCGGCCTGGAGGCCCCGGAGGACCTGATAGCCGACCTGAAACAGGCCTTCGAGGCGATCTAA
- a CDS encoding LysE family translocator encodes MSEIDFAALVPFVVITLYTPGPNNVSSAAMAAKFGMRRTWSYMYGIATGFFLLLTLCGLFSGGLMTAVPQLEGIVKWVGAAYILWLAWGLVKEKPGGDSTSKGEVARGFVKGMILQCVNGKAVVFSLTLYTVFFSSILSRLGPVLLSALVIAVVCLFSLILWASFGAGIDRFMGSSSKRRALNYCFALMLVVTAAQVAGLL; translated from the coding sequence TTGAGCGAGATAGATTTTGCGGCGTTGGTCCCTTTTGTGGTGATAACCCTCTACACCCCCGGTCCCAACAACGTCAGCAGTGCGGCCATGGCCGCCAAGTTCGGCATGAGACGGACGTGGAGCTATATGTACGGCATAGCCACAGGATTTTTTCTTCTGTTGACCCTCTGTGGGCTTTTCTCTGGAGGTTTGATGACCGCCGTTCCTCAACTTGAGGGGATCGTTAAGTGGGTCGGTGCGGCCTACATACTCTGGCTGGCATGGGGTCTGGTCAAGGAGAAACCAGGGGGAGACTCGACCAGCAAGGGGGAAGTCGCCAGGGGGTTCGTCAAGGGAATGATCCTCCAGTGCGTCAACGGTAAGGCGGTGGTGTTCAGCCTTACCCTCTACACAGTGTTCTTTAGCTCCATACTTTCCAGGCTTGGCCCGGTCCTTCTCTCCGCTCTGGTCATAGCGGTGGTGTGCCTGTTCTCCCTGATCCTCTGGGCCTCCTTCGGGGCGGGGATCGACCGATTTATGGGCAGCTCCTCAAAGAGAAGGGCGCTGAACTACTGTTTTGCCCTCATGCTGGTGGTCACGGCGGCTCAGGTTGCTGGGTTGCTTTAA
- a CDS encoding DUF2000 domain-containing protein, translating to MDYDYRERKSVIVLNAKLKIGVALTVAAHLGTSMGAFGEDHMGVEWLTDRSGVRHRGLPRYPVEVFKGKVAQLREALNKARETPELMVVDCPSVFLDTAGDGELSQTLEDMDEQELDYMGILIHGPRDAVDSLTSRLRPWW from the coding sequence ATGGATTACGACTACAGAGAGAGAAAGTCGGTTATAGTGCTGAACGCCAAGCTGAAGATAGGGGTTGCTCTTACGGTTGCCGCCCATCTTGGCACCTCCATGGGAGCCTTTGGAGAGGACCACATGGGAGTGGAATGGCTTACCGATAGATCCGGTGTCCGTCACAGAGGGCTGCCTCGCTACCCAGTGGAGGTCTTCAAGGGCAAGGTCGCCCAGCTCAGGGAGGCTCTGAACAAGGCCAGAGAGACCCCCGAGCTCATGGTGGTGGACTGTCCATCTGTCTTCTTGGACACCGCTGGAGACGGCGAACTGTCCCAGACCTTGGAGGATATGGACGAGCAGGAGCTGGATTACATGGGCATATTGATCCACGGTCCCAGGGATGCGGTCGACAGCCTCACCAGCCGTTTACGTCCTTGGTGGTAA
- a CDS encoding efflux RND transporter periplasmic adaptor subunit, with protein sequence MRIKRILWLLPVMAGVAAVIFAAKLREDPPSVVLDGEISVPVRVAKVRRYDGTPWISGYGVVSPSRVWHGVADVSGRVAYVNPRLKEGELVSEGEVMVKVDDQVYQLAVDQQESALNQAKWELQSLGVQERHERESLSIAKKSLALYQKDLERYRGLLKKDSTSQSEVDRLERLYLGERQKVQTLESALALMPSRVETLKAKMASLEAALSKAKLDLAHCVMSAPFDGRVAGVAVEGSQFVPQGRELLRVEDVASLEIPVKIGLDRMEVLGLSDKGIVEADVIFQGRDGSFNWKGHLDRGSHAVDPLTRTIGLIIRVDDVTSKEGLELVPGITCNVRIFCPSSSVVMEIPKESVRDGMVYVVDSNSRLEYRDVRMHRAEGEGALVLSGLTEGETVVISELEAPVPGMKLKPFDLEDGRR encoded by the coding sequence TTGAGGATAAAGAGGATTTTGTGGTTACTTCCGGTAATGGCAGGGGTGGCTGCGGTGATCTTCGCCGCAAAGCTTCGAGAGGATCCTCCCTCGGTGGTCCTGGACGGAGAGATAAGCGTCCCAGTCAGGGTCGCAAAGGTCCGGCGTTACGATGGAACTCCTTGGATATCGGGCTACGGGGTTGTGTCTCCCTCCAGGGTATGGCACGGAGTGGCGGACGTCTCCGGCAGGGTCGCCTACGTCAACCCCCGTCTGAAAGAGGGCGAGCTGGTGTCCGAGGGCGAGGTCATGGTTAAAGTCGACGACCAGGTGTATCAGCTGGCGGTGGATCAGCAGGAATCGGCGCTGAACCAGGCCAAGTGGGAACTCCAAAGCTTGGGTGTCCAGGAGCGTCATGAGAGGGAGTCACTATCCATAGCTAAAAAGTCCCTCGCCCTGTATCAGAAGGACCTGGAACGCTACAGGGGACTCCTGAAAAAAGATTCAACCAGCCAGTCGGAGGTGGACAGGCTCGAGAGGCTCTACCTTGGCGAGAGGCAGAAGGTCCAGACCCTCGAGTCGGCCCTGGCCCTCATGCCCAGCAGGGTGGAGACCCTGAAGGCCAAGATGGCGTCCCTTGAGGCCGCTCTCTCAAAGGCGAAGCTGGACCTGGCCCACTGCGTGATGTCCGCTCCTTTCGACGGAAGGGTGGCGGGGGTGGCGGTGGAGGGATCCCAGTTCGTCCCCCAGGGACGGGAGCTCCTGAGGGTCGAGGACGTGGCGTCTCTGGAGATTCCGGTCAAGATAGGCCTGGATCGGATGGAGGTCCTCGGCCTGTCCGACAAGGGGATCGTCGAGGCAGACGTGATATTTCAGGGGCGGGATGGCAGTTTCAACTGGAAGGGACATCTCGATCGAGGATCTCATGCGGTGGACCCCTTAACCAGAACGATCGGCCTGATAATTCGGGTCGACGACGTCACATCGAAAGAGGGGTTGGAGTTGGTTCCCGGGATAACCTGTAACGTCAGGATATTCTGTCCCTCCTCCTCCGTGGTGATGGAGATACCGAAGGAGTCGGTCAGGGACGGTATGGTCTACGTGGTGGACTCGAACTCCCGTCTCGAGTACAGAGATGTGAGGATGCACCGAGCGGAGGGCGAGGGAGCGTTGGTTCTCTCCGGCCTGACGGAGGGGGAGACGGTGGTGATCTCCGAGCTAGAGGCCCCTGTGCCTGGGATGAAGCTTAAGCCCTTTGATCTGGAGGATGGGCGAAGATGA
- a CDS encoding radical SAM protein: protein MQVFGPVPSRRLGRSLGINHIPPKVCSYACRYCQLGSTLNMSIDRRNFFEPSSIIAEVGRKLEELRESGDPVDYMAFVPDGEPTLDLRIGELARGLKGYGVPLAVITNSSLIGDREVREDLMAFDWVSLKVDGATEPVWRFVDRPHKGLSFDGIMEGLRAFSSDYRGHLETETMLLAGANDQDDHLEALAAFLSALSPDVCRLSSPTRPPACPDVACVDEERLAVATAILESQGLNPMILNAYEGDDFTRTGDAREGLLSIMSVHPMKEAAVARFLREEGDDMAIVEEMVASGDVTRTSWRGDVFYARNLRKANREGGR, encoded by the coding sequence ATGCAAGTTTTCGGTCCTGTCCCGTCCCGTAGGCTGGGGAGAAGCCTGGGGATCAACCACATCCCTCCCAAGGTGTGCAGCTACGCCTGTCGCTACTGTCAGCTGGGAAGCACTCTGAATATGTCCATAGATAGGCGAAACTTCTTCGAGCCGTCTTCGATAATCGCCGAGGTCGGCAGAAAACTGGAGGAGCTGAGAGAATCGGGCGATCCGGTGGACTACATGGCGTTCGTCCCGGACGGCGAACCGACGCTGGACCTGAGGATAGGGGAGCTGGCCCGGGGGCTGAAGGGCTACGGAGTTCCCCTTGCGGTGATAACCAACTCGTCCCTGATAGGGGATAGGGAGGTAAGGGAGGACCTTATGGCCTTCGACTGGGTTTCCCTCAAGGTCGACGGGGCGACCGAGCCTGTATGGCGGTTCGTTGACAGGCCTCATAAGGGGCTGTCCTTCGACGGAATAATGGAAGGCCTCAGGGCTTTTTCCTCGGATTATAGGGGGCATCTGGAGACCGAGACCATGTTGCTGGCAGGGGCCAACGACCAAGACGACCATCTGGAGGCCCTGGCCGCCTTTTTATCCGCTTTGTCGCCGGACGTCTGCCGTCTCTCCTCTCCCACCAGGCCCCCGGCGTGTCCCGACGTAGCCTGTGTCGACGAGGAGCGGCTGGCGGTCGCCACCGCTATATTGGAGTCCCAGGGGCTGAACCCGATGATCCTGAACGCCTACGAGGGAGACGATTTCACCAGGACCGGTGACGCCAGGGAAGGGTTACTCTCCATAATGTCGGTCCACCCCATGAAGGAGGCGGCAGTAGCCCGTTTCCTGAGGGAAGAGGGTGACGATATGGCCATCGTCGAGGAGATGGTCGCCAGTGGAGACGTGACCCGGACGTCGTGGCGAGGGGACGTCTTCTACGCCAGGAACCTCCGGAAGGCAAATAGAGAGGGAGGTCGCTGA
- a CDS encoding TM1266 family iron-only hydrogenase system putative regulator, with product METRVAIIGIIVEDKDSVEELNSILHNYGKWIIGRMGLPYQQREISIISIAMDAPNDEISALSGKLGKLPGVTAKTTYAKLKGEE from the coding sequence ATGGAAACCAGAGTGGCAATCATAGGGATCATCGTCGAGGACAAGGACTCGGTGGAGGAGCTGAACTCCATACTCCATAACTACGGAAAGTGGATCATCGGCAGGATGGGGCTCCCATACCAGCAAAGGGAGATAAGCATCATCAGCATCGCCATGGACGCCCCTAACGACGAGATCAGCGCCCTGTCGGGCAAACTGGGGAAATTGCCCGGGGTAACCGCCAAGACGACCTACGCGAAGCTCAAGGGAGAGGAATAA
- a CDS encoding DNA alkylation repair protein, translating into MSDLIDRIRGELRDSSSEEFRESGKRFFKEEVRLYGVRTPAVNGIAKKYIGPVKSLPKTEMFSLCEELWRSGILEECFIACNWVYANRDRYDEGDFSVMERWVETYVDNWATCDTFCNHSVGFMVESYPGLVERLKVWTGSPSRWMRRASAVSLIVPAKKGLFKGEVFQIADILMTDGDDMVRKGYGWLLKVTCEKHQDEVFDYVMEHRDVMPRTSLRYAIEKMPKDMRAQAMMRPDK; encoded by the coding sequence ATGAGCGATCTAATAGATAGGATACGTGGCGAGCTCCGAGATAGCTCCAGCGAGGAGTTCAGGGAAAGCGGCAAGAGGTTCTTCAAAGAGGAGGTCCGTCTTTACGGCGTGAGGACCCCTGCGGTCAACGGCATAGCGAAAAAATACATTGGGCCCGTAAAATCCCTCCCTAAAACCGAGATGTTCTCCCTCTGCGAGGAGCTATGGCGTTCCGGCATCTTGGAGGAATGCTTCATAGCCTGTAACTGGGTCTACGCAAATAGGGACCGTTACGACGAGGGAGATTTTTCCGTCATGGAGCGATGGGTTGAGACTTACGTGGACAACTGGGCCACCTGCGACACCTTCTGCAACCACTCGGTGGGTTTCATGGTGGAGTCCTACCCCGGCTTGGTTGAGAGGCTCAAGGTCTGGACCGGCTCTCCAAGCCGCTGGATGAGGAGGGCCTCGGCGGTGTCGTTGATAGTCCCCGCCAAGAAGGGCCTCTTCAAAGGCGAGGTCTTTCAGATCGCCGATATCCTTATGACCGACGGCGACGACATGGTCCGAAAGGGTTACGGATGGCTCTTGAAGGTCACCTGCGAAAAGCACCAGGACGAGGTTTTCGACTACGTCATGGAACACAGGGACGTCATGCCCCGCACCTCCCTCAGGTACGCCATAGAGAAGATGCCGAAGGACATGAGGGCCCAGGCGATGATGAGGCCGGACAAGTAA
- a CDS encoding AIR synthase-related protein yields the protein MSKFSRSVMDRAVYGPLASQPKDRSVMLGSLFGEDIALVDTGSSLLASHVDPIVGAAEGLGRLAIHVACNDLAASGVRPRWAQILVLTPVGGDDLLKKVMEEAVAAAKGISVTIIGGHSGYTAALSRTLAAVTAMGIAQDRVIPTGGAKEGDVVCITRGVGLEGTAILAWDYREKCRSLGLSDSDISEARALADELSVVKEALKLASLGATAMHDPTRGGVLEAMAEMAHGADLSFRIDQASLPVPVVVERFSLAFGFDPMRMISSGALVVTLPQDILERARAELQGIVSLYPVGVVEPGVGVRLTSDLGERLFESPEPDFDELARLQVDLGSPEGT from the coding sequence ATGTCCAAGTTCTCCAGGTCCGTCATGGACCGAGCGGTCTACGGTCCGCTTGCCTCCCAGCCCAAGGATCGGTCGGTCATGTTGGGGAGCCTTTTCGGCGAGGACATCGCTCTGGTGGACACAGGGTCGTCCCTCCTGGCCTCCCACGTGGACCCCATCGTCGGTGCGGCCGAGGGCTTGGGGCGGCTGGCGATCCACGTGGCCTGCAATGACCTGGCCGCCAGCGGGGTCAGGCCTAGATGGGCCCAGATACTGGTGCTGACCCCTGTCGGCGGCGATGACTTGCTCAAAAAGGTTATGGAGGAGGCTGTGGCTGCGGCCAAGGGTATATCGGTCACAATAATAGGCGGTCACAGTGGCTACACCGCCGCCCTTTCCAGGACTCTCGCCGCGGTGACAGCCATGGGTATCGCCCAGGACCGAGTCATCCCCACCGGCGGAGCCAAGGAGGGCGATGTGGTCTGCATAACCAGAGGCGTCGGCCTCGAGGGGACCGCCATCCTAGCCTGGGACTACCGGGAAAAATGTCGGTCCCTGGGCCTTTCCGATTCGGATATCTCCGAGGCGAGGGCCCTTGCGGACGAGCTGTCGGTGGTCAAAGAGGCTCTGAAACTCGCCTCCCTCGGTGCGACCGCCATGCACGATCCCACCAGGGGAGGGGTGCTGGAGGCCATGGCGGAGATGGCCCATGGAGCTGATCTCTCCTTTAGGATAGATCAGGCCTCCCTTCCCGTTCCCGTCGTGGTGGAGCGTTTTTCACTGGCCTTCGGTTTCGACCCTATGAGGATGATCTCCTCCGGGGCGCTGGTGGTGACGTTGCCTCAGGACATTCTTGAACGAGCCAGGGCCGAGCTCCAGGGCATAGTTTCCCTCTACCCTGTCGGCGTGGTAGAACCCGGCGTCGGAGTGAGGTTAACGTCCGATCTGGGAGAGAGGCTGTTTGAATCCCCGGAGCCCGACTTCGACGAGCTTGCCAGGCTTCAGGTAGATCTGGGATCCCCTGAGGGGACATAG
- a CDS encoding B3/B4 domain-containing protein, translating into MKINICDGVFDRFQGYHRAVVLVRGANNRGEEPSLLSKLREAESAVRQEVGSSDHRDIPAIASWVEVFRSLGINPNKYPPSVANLIKRTVKGTDLPFVNKLVCIFNVISLRHKVPCGGDDLSVVTGDLKLDFATGDESYVPLGKADVVEHPEPGEVIYFDDGNGDVFCRGWCWKNGDRSKITEETEDVAINVEGMPPVSVEDLSLMAEELAQMVRDHCGGEVSIHLLGPDSPSISLENL; encoded by the coding sequence ATGAAAATAAATATATGCGACGGTGTTTTCGACAGATTCCAGGGATATCACAGGGCGGTGGTCCTGGTCAGAGGTGCGAACAACCGGGGAGAGGAGCCCTCCCTCCTTTCCAAGCTCCGAGAGGCCGAATCGGCGGTCCGCCAGGAGGTGGGATCCTCGGACCACAGGGATATCCCCGCGATAGCCTCCTGGGTCGAGGTGTTCAGGTCACTGGGGATAAACCCCAACAAATATCCCCCCTCGGTGGCCAACCTTATAAAACGCACAGTAAAGGGGACCGACCTGCCCTTCGTCAACAAGCTGGTCTGTATCTTCAACGTGATCAGCCTGAGACACAAAGTTCCCTGCGGTGGGGACGACCTGTCGGTGGTCACAGGAGACCTTAAACTCGATTTTGCCACAGGGGACGAATCCTACGTCCCCCTTGGAAAGGCCGACGTCGTGGAGCACCCAGAGCCTGGAGAGGTGATCTACTTCGACGACGGAAACGGAGACGTGTTCTGCCGTGGCTGGTGTTGGAAGAACGGCGACAGGAGCAAGATAACCGAGGAAACCGAGGACGTCGCCATAAACGTCGAGGGAATGCCTCCGGTCTCCGTCGAGGACCTGTCTCTTATGGCGGAGGAACTGGCACAGATGGTCAGGGATCACTGCGGAGGAGAGGTCTCGATCCATCTCCTTGGCCCGGACAGTCCCTCCATATCTTTAGAGAATCTCTGA
- the hydG gene encoding [FeFe] hydrogenase H-cluster radical SAM maturase HydG, whose amino-acid sequence MYDPKSNEAGKFIDHQEITESLAWAHENRTNRALIDEILDKARTRKGLSHREGSVLLACELEDKNQEIFALAEQIKKDFYGNRIVLFAPLYLSNYCINSCVYCPYHVTNKNIARKKLTQEEIKREVTALQDMGHKRLAIESGEHPTMSPIDYILESIDTIYSCTHKNGAIRRLNVNIAATTVEDYRSLRDAEIGTYILFQETYHRESYEKLHPAGPKHDYKWHTEAMDRAMLGGIDDVGIGALFGLELYRYEFAGLLMHAEHLEARFGVGPHTISVPRIRKADDIDPSTFDNGIDDDTFAKIVACLRVSVPYTGMIVSTRESQKSRERVLHLGVSQISGGSKTSVGGYCEPESDDDNSEQFDTSDKRTLEEVIRWLMDMDYIPSFCTACYREGRTGDRFMSLCKSGQIQNCCHPNALMTLKEYLEDYASTDTKSIGESLITRELGNIPKEKVRGVVMDRLGKIEQGIRDFRF is encoded by the coding sequence ATGTACGATCCAAAATCGAACGAAGCAGGGAAATTTATAGATCACCAGGAGATAACCGAGAGCCTGGCATGGGCTCACGAGAACAGGACAAACCGGGCCCTCATAGACGAGATCCTGGACAAGGCCAGAACAAGGAAGGGGCTATCCCACCGAGAGGGCTCGGTCCTCCTTGCCTGCGAGCTTGAGGATAAAAACCAGGAGATATTCGCCCTGGCGGAGCAGATAAAGAAGGACTTCTACGGCAATAGAATAGTCCTCTTCGCTCCCCTATACCTATCAAACTACTGCATAAACTCCTGCGTGTACTGTCCCTACCACGTGACGAACAAGAACATCGCCAGGAAAAAGCTCACCCAGGAGGAAATCAAACGAGAAGTCACCGCCCTTCAGGACATGGGACACAAGAGACTGGCCATCGAGTCGGGAGAACACCCGACCATGAGCCCTATCGACTATATCCTGGAGAGCATAGATACCATATACAGCTGCACCCACAAAAACGGGGCCATCAGGAGGCTGAACGTCAACATAGCCGCCACCACAGTGGAGGACTACCGAAGCCTCAGAGACGCCGAGATCGGGACTTATATCCTATTTCAGGAAACCTACCACAGGGAGAGCTACGAAAAACTCCACCCCGCGGGGCCAAAACACGACTATAAATGGCACACCGAGGCCATGGACCGGGCCATGCTGGGGGGAATCGACGACGTCGGCATAGGGGCCCTCTTCGGCCTGGAGCTTTACCGCTACGAGTTCGCCGGGCTGCTCATGCACGCCGAGCACCTGGAGGCCCGTTTCGGCGTAGGCCCTCACACCATCAGCGTACCGAGGATAAGGAAGGCCGACGATATCGACCCCTCCACCTTCGACAACGGCATAGACGACGACACCTTCGCCAAGATAGTGGCCTGCCTTCGGGTCTCGGTTCCCTACACCGGCATGATCGTCTCCACCAGGGAAAGCCAAAAGAGCCGGGAGAGGGTATTGCACCTAGGGGTATCCCAGATCAGCGGAGGATCAAAGACCAGCGTCGGAGGATACTGCGAGCCAGAGAGTGACGACGACAACTCGGAGCAGTTCGACACCAGCGACAAGAGGACCCTTGAGGAGGTCATCCGGTGGCTTATGGACATGGACTACATCCCCAGCTTCTGCACCGCCTGCTACAGGGAGGGCAGGACGGGGGACCGGTTCATGAGCCTGTGCAAGAGCGGCCAAATCCAGAACTGCTGTCACCCCAACGCCCTCATGACCCTGAAGGAATACCTGGAGGACTACGCCTCAACCGATACCAAGTCCATCGGTGAATCGCTCATCACCAGGGAGCTGGGCAACATCCCCAAGGAGAAGGTCCGTGGAGTGGTCATGGACCGATTGGGCAAGATAGAGCAGGGTATCAGGGACTTCCGGTTCTGA